In Clostridium swellfunianum, a genomic segment contains:
- a CDS encoding polysaccharide deacetylase family protein, which yields MSDKVIELEENSKKLNLTIDGLEKANEELHSKNDELLKNNEKLKLEMEDLKSSNKKLLEDNSTLKKQNIELENKLEASLTNKNFYSDIQVDKLAYLTFDDGPSDNTPKILDILKENNIKATFFVNGHPERKEIYKRIISEGHVIGNHTYSHDYAALYKTIEAFDNDKQKLDNFIFGITGIKPQILRFPGGSNNRVSYNYGGVDFMSKLTTHIKQSGIKYFDWNVDSTDASVSTQSKDKIISGVLNGSKGKKQAVILMHDSNPKTTTVLALPSIIKGLKEQGFRFSILSSEVNAIQFK from the coding sequence TTGAGTGATAAAGTGATTGAACTCGAAGAAAACAGTAAAAAATTAAACCTTACAATAGATGGATTAGAAAAAGCTAATGAAGAACTTCACTCAAAAAATGATGAACTACTAAAGAACAATGAAAAGCTTAAATTAGAAATGGAAGATCTTAAATCTAGCAACAAAAAACTGCTAGAAGATAACAGTACCCTTAAGAAACAAAATATCGAATTAGAAAACAAACTTGAAGCTTCTTTAACAAATAAAAATTTCTATTCAGATATACAAGTAGATAAACTCGCATACCTAACCTTTGATGACGGCCCCTCCGATAATACTCCTAAAATTTTAGATATATTAAAAGAAAATAATATTAAAGCTACCTTTTTTGTAAACGGCCATCCTGAAAGAAAAGAAATTTATAAGCGAATAATAAGCGAAGGTCATGTTATTGGAAATCACACCTATTCTCATGATTATGCCGCGCTTTATAAAACTATAGAAGCCTTTGATAATGATAAACAAAAACTTGATAACTTCATATTTGGAATTACAGGCATAAAGCCTCAGATTCTTCGTTTTCCTGGCGGTTCTAATAATAGGGTAAGTTACAACTACGGTGGAGTAGATTTTATGAGTAAGCTTACAACGCATATAAAACAATCTGGGATTAAATATTTCGATTGGAATGTAGATTCTACAGATGCCTCAGTAAGCACTCAAAGCAAAGATAAGATTATATCTGGAGTATTGAATGGATCAAAAGGTAAGAAACAAGCAGTTATACTAATGCATGACAGCAACCCAAAAACAACTACTGTTCTAGCGCTGCCTAGTATCATCAAAGGCTTAAAGGAGCAAGGTTTCAGGTTTTCTATTTTATCTTCAGAAGTAAATGCTATTCAATTTAAATAA
- a CDS encoding cupin domain-containing protein, translating into MCNNYRTYPCPYCGNTPAYSSDMMYSAYNNCQCPCFSCMPAYDSEFYRQNNEPYIPFDDVTGYDYRFDGSEDLEDNNPIQLKDYGPKPFVVDINKATKQNDAFRTALWTGKHLQVTLMSIPVGEDIGLEIHSNLDQFLRVEEGQGIVKMGSRKDKLDFQANVQDDFAILIPANTWHNIINTGDIPLKLYSIYAPPQHPFGTVHETKADAEAAEKNHH; encoded by the coding sequence ATGTGTAATAATTATAGAACATATCCATGCCCATATTGTGGCAACACGCCAGCGTATAGTTCGGATATGATGTATAGCGCTTATAACAACTGTCAATGCCCTTGCTTCAGCTGCATGCCAGCATATGATTCAGAGTTTTATAGACAGAATAACGAACCCTATATTCCCTTTGATGATGTAACAGGTTATGATTACAGATTTGATGGTTCAGAAGATTTAGAGGACAATAACCCAATACAATTAAAGGATTATGGACCAAAACCATTTGTAGTTGACATCAATAAGGCTACCAAGCAAAATGATGCTTTCCGAACTGCCTTGTGGACGGGAAAGCATCTTCAGGTTACACTTATGAGTATTCCAGTGGGTGAAGATATAGGTCTGGAAATTCACTCAAACCTCGACCAGTTTTTACGTGTTGAAGAAGGTCAGGGAATTGTTAAAATGGGAAGTAGGAAAGACAAGCTTGATTTTCAAGCAAACGTACAGGATGATTTTGCAATCTTGATACCTGCAAATACATGGCATAATATAATTAATACAGGAGATATACCTCTTAAGCTGTATTCTATTTATGCACCACCCCAACATCCATTTGGTACGGTTCATGAAACTAAGGCAGATGCAGAAGCAGCTGAGAAAAATCATCACTAA
- a CDS encoding voltage-gated chloride channel family protein: MTEFKKTFLKLGERVHHVALLANLIKWIILGSIVGIVVGLLSALFLFSLQFVTNKRMEFPWLLYFLPLGGAFVSFLYAKYGKMSAQGNNLILDQIHQGDKEIPLRMAPLVFIGTIITHLFGGSAGREGTAVQMGGSIAEYIGKVFRLDRIDQRIILMSGISSGFGSVFGTPLAGAIFGMEVISMGSMEYSALIPCFIASFIGNLVATEFGAVHSHYVISGIPELSTMVAIKVIIASILFGIISIVFSEGIHECKRIFSRLFKNSMTKSIIGGFIIILMTTLIGTRDYLGLGLPVLKASFEEIVSKSAFLWKIIFTSITLGSGFQGGEVTPFFLVGSSFGNTLGGVLNLSPFFLAGLGLVSVFCGATNTPVSSFILGLELFHGEGIIYIFMACIISYLFSGHHGIYTSQQINNAKSKILQIPENTTIGSVRKMRRERT; encoded by the coding sequence ATGACAGAATTTAAAAAGACATTTTTAAAGCTTGGAGAAAGGGTCCACCATGTTGCTTTGTTAGCAAATTTAATAAAGTGGATTATATTAGGAAGCATAGTAGGAATAGTAGTAGGATTATTATCAGCTTTATTCTTGTTTAGTTTGCAGTTTGTAACCAATAAGCGGATGGAATTTCCTTGGCTGCTTTATTTTTTGCCTTTAGGAGGGGCTTTTGTCAGTTTTTTGTATGCTAAATATGGAAAGATGTCAGCACAGGGTAATAATTTAATTCTAGATCAAATTCATCAAGGAGACAAAGAAATACCATTAAGAATGGCTCCTTTAGTGTTTATAGGAACTATAATTACTCATTTGTTTGGTGGGTCTGCTGGAAGAGAAGGTACCGCTGTTCAGATGGGTGGAAGTATTGCAGAATACATAGGAAAAGTGTTTAGGCTTGATAGGATAGATCAAAGGATAATTTTAATGAGCGGTATCAGCAGTGGATTTGGGTCTGTATTTGGAACTCCTCTGGCAGGTGCTATTTTTGGGATGGAAGTAATATCAATGGGCTCAATGGAATATAGTGCTTTAATTCCATGTTTTATAGCGAGCTTTATAGGAAATTTAGTTGCTACAGAATTTGGAGCGGTACATTCTCACTATGTAATAAGTGGTATTCCCGAGTTATCAACTATGGTTGCAATAAAAGTTATTATAGCTTCTATACTTTTTGGTATAATTAGCATTGTTTTTAGCGAGGGCATACACGAATGTAAAAGAATATTTTCAAGACTGTTTAAAAATTCAATGACAAAAAGTATTATTGGTGGATTTATTATAATATTAATGACGACACTAATTGGTACTAGAGACTATTTAGGCTTAGGTTTACCGGTTTTGAAAGCTTCATTTGAAGAAATAGTATCAAAATCGGCATTTTTATGGAAGATTATCTTTACATCTATTACTCTAGGTTCAGGATTTCAAGGTGGAGAGGTTACTCCGTTCTTCCTTGTTGGTTCAAGCTTTGGAAATACTCTCGGAGGCGTGCTCAATCTATCCCCATTCTTTCTTGCAGGCTTAGGATTAGTTTCAGTATTTTGCGGAGCAACTAACACTCCAGTTTCTTCCTTTATTTTAGGGTTGGAATTGTTTCATGGAGAAGGGATAATCTACATATTTATGGCTTGTATAATTAGTTATTTATTCTCAGGTCATCATGGAATATATACTTCGCAGCAAATAAATAATGCTAAAAGCAAGATACTTCAGATACCGGAAAATACAACTATAGGCTCAGTGAGAAAAATGAGGAGGGAGCGAACTTAG
- a CDS encoding methyl-accepting chemotaxis protein, with amino-acid sequence MKKSKFKFSFKSIRSKLLVSLIGICIIPMIGLGVTSYIQSTSVIKGNLESASSQMLREVNRGIDKEISLIGNNIEMLSKNLNFINIESNPENVPYLIDNLKGMQQSNNNFLSVYMGTATKSFYQYPQKDVGKDYDPTSRPWYKKAIENKGKVIFTDPYIAASTKEYTISIAKAVEKNGEIVGVVALDIELTQLAKSLSEIKVGENGYAVLLDRNGTLLTHPDKKMIGTDTFAKLPVWNEVKEKKEGFTEYEYNGTGKFAVYTNSPLTEWTVLGTMEINELNKDTRSILVTLAIFLGVVSVIAVGLSVIITRSLTVNINKIKDVMNKASKGDLTETIDVNSADEIGVLANDFNLMLDNISAILRSVENSSQTVLDTASNLTAMTEETTASVSEVSRAVGEISHGATEQASSTQEIASEMEELANGLDIITNSTKDMDKVSSNTKTLSNKGLGIVKLLIKKSVENKRASQSVAETIDDMNKSTEEINKISDTIGQITAQTNLLSLNASIEAARAGEAGRGFAVVADEIRKLAEQSKNSTEEIKRIVEAIQVKAKTAVQAMGQAEAILIEQDKAVEETNAVFDDIYSAINNLITMVHSIKNQIQNISSQKEEVISQIENISAVSQEAASSSEEVSASTEEISSTMDEFNGYVMNLQGLAEKLNEELNKFNVR; translated from the coding sequence GTGAAAAAGTCAAAATTCAAGTTTAGTTTTAAAAGTATAAGAAGCAAGCTATTAGTTAGTTTAATAGGTATTTGTATTATTCCAATGATTGGACTGGGAGTAACCTCCTATATACAATCAACTTCAGTAATAAAGGGAAATTTAGAAAGTGCAAGTTCTCAGATGTTGAGAGAGGTTAACAGAGGAATTGATAAAGAAATTTCTCTTATAGGAAATAATATTGAAATGCTTTCAAAAAACTTAAATTTTATAAATATAGAAAGTAACCCAGAGAATGTACCTTATTTAATTGATAATCTTAAAGGCATGCAGCAAAGCAACAATAATTTTCTTTCTGTATATATGGGGACAGCTACAAAAAGCTTTTATCAGTATCCTCAAAAAGATGTTGGAAAAGATTATGACCCAACATCAAGGCCGTGGTATAAGAAGGCAATAGAAAACAAGGGAAAAGTTATATTCACCGATCCATATATAGCTGCATCTACCAAGGAGTATACAATATCTATTGCAAAAGCAGTTGAGAAGAATGGTGAGATAGTTGGTGTCGTAGCTCTAGATATTGAATTGACTCAACTAGCAAAAAGTCTTTCAGAAATTAAGGTTGGTGAAAACGGATATGCTGTGTTACTTGATAGAAATGGAACACTTTTAACACACCCTGATAAGAAGATGATTGGAACTGATACATTTGCAAAACTTCCAGTTTGGAATGAAGTTAAAGAAAAAAAAGAAGGATTTACAGAGTATGAGTATAATGGAACTGGAAAGTTTGCTGTATACACTAACAGCCCTTTAACCGAATGGACAGTACTTGGAACGATGGAAATAAATGAATTAAATAAAGATACACGTTCTATTTTAGTAACACTCGCCATATTTTTAGGAGTAGTAAGTGTTATAGCAGTTGGATTATCTGTGATAATAACAAGATCATTAACAGTCAATATAAATAAGATTAAAGATGTTATGAATAAAGCATCAAAGGGAGATCTAACAGAAACTATTGATGTTAATTCGGCTGATGAGATAGGTGTGCTAGCTAATGATTTCAATCTTATGCTAGATAATATATCAGCTATTTTAAGAAGTGTTGAAAATTCATCACAAACTGTTTTAGATACTGCAAGTAATCTTACAGCCATGACAGAAGAAACAACAGCTTCTGTTTCAGAGGTATCAAGGGCAGTAGGAGAGATATCACATGGAGCAACGGAGCAAGCTTCAAGCACACAAGAAATAGCTTCTGAAATGGAAGAATTGGCTAATGGATTAGACATTATTACAAACTCTACAAAAGATATGGACAAGGTATCATCAAATACTAAAACTTTAAGTAACAAGGGATTGGGAATTGTTAAACTTCTTATAAAGAAGTCAGTAGAAAACAAGAGAGCCTCTCAATCAGTAGCAGAAACAATTGATGATATGAACAAAAGCACAGAAGAAATTAATAAGATTTCAGATACTATTGGACAAATTACTGCACAGACAAACCTATTATCTCTTAACGCTTCTATTGAGGCTGCAAGAGCGGGTGAAGCTGGTAGGGGCTTTGCTGTTGTAGCAGATGAAATAAGAAAGTTGGCTGAACAGTCTAAAAACTCTACAGAAGAGATAAAAAGAATTGTAGAAGCGATTCAAGTAAAGGCAAAGACGGCAGTGCAAGCTATGGGACAAGCAGAAGCTATTTTAATAGAGCAAGATAAAGCCGTGGAAGAAACCAATGCAGTATTTGACGATATCTATAGCGCAATAAACAACTTAATTACAATGGTTCATAGTATAAAAAATCAAATACAAAATATTAGTAGCCAAAAAGAAGAAGTCATTAGTCAAATTGAAAACATATCTGCGGTATCACAAGAAGCAGCTTCCTCTTCAGAAGAGGTATCTGCTTCAACAGAAGAAATAAGCTCTACTATGGATGAGTTTAATGGATATGTAATGAACCTTCAAGGCTTGGCTGAAAAATTAAATGAAGAGTTAAATAAGTTTAATGTGAGATAA
- the corA gene encoding magnesium/cobalt transporter CorA gives MTRYVRKSTKRAGESPGTLFYNGEHKTEKIKLTLIEYGKDFSEKKELKKIEECFDRKGKDTIKWVNIEGLHDISIIEKIGKEFKLHPLMLEDILNISQRPKMDDYEDYILIVLKMIYYNYKKKEIVTEQVSLVLVEQYVFSFQEFEGDVFDEVRQRILTGKGNIRKQGPDYLVYALIDAIVDSYFFILEQIGDCSEDIEQQLMEEPKKEVLQAIYNLKREMIYLNSSIWPLREVVGNLTRTDSVIIKESTRLYLRDVYDHILQVVDIMQSYRDIMTGMLDTYLSSISNKTNDVMKILTIFSSMFIPLTFLAGIYGMNFRYFPELELPWAYPAFWIVTLAIIALMLGYFRRKKWL, from the coding sequence ATGACCAGGTATGTGAGAAAGTCAACTAAAAGAGCAGGGGAATCGCCAGGAACCTTATTTTATAATGGAGAACATAAAACAGAGAAGATTAAGCTTACTTTAATTGAATACGGCAAGGACTTTTCAGAAAAGAAAGAACTAAAAAAGATTGAAGAATGTTTTGATAGAAAAGGTAAGGATACAATAAAGTGGGTTAATATAGAAGGACTTCATGATATAAGTATTATAGAAAAGATAGGTAAAGAATTTAAGCTTCATCCTCTTATGTTAGAGGATATATTAAATATAAGCCAAAGGCCTAAAATGGATGATTATGAGGATTATATTTTAATTGTTCTAAAAATGATTTATTATAACTATAAGAAAAAAGAAATAGTAACAGAGCAGGTAAGCCTTGTATTAGTGGAACAATATGTATTTTCCTTTCAAGAGTTTGAAGGAGATGTATTTGATGAAGTTCGGCAAAGAATACTCACAGGCAAGGGAAACATAAGAAAACAGGGACCAGATTACTTAGTATATGCCTTAATTGATGCTATTGTAGATAGTTATTTTTTTATACTTGAGCAGATTGGAGACTGTTCAGAGGATATAGAACAGCAGCTTATGGAGGAGCCTAAGAAAGAAGTGCTACAAGCTATATATAACCTGAAGAGAGAAATGATTTACCTAAACAGTTCTATATGGCCTTTAAGAGAAGTTGTTGGGAACCTTACGAGAACGGATTCTGTAATTATAAAGGAAAGTACAAGGCTTTATTTAAGGGATGTATATGATCATATTTTACAGGTTGTTGATATAATGCAATCTTACAGGGATATAATGACTGGAATGCTTGATACTTATCTGTCTAGTATAAGCAACAAAACAAATGATGTCATGAAAATACTCACAATATTTTCTTCTATGTTTATTCCATTAACATTTTTAGCCGGTATATATGGAATGAATTTCAGATATTTTCCTGAGCTTGAGCTACCCTGGGCTTATCCAGCCTTTTGGATAGTTACTTTAGCTATAATAGCTTTAATGCTAGGATATTTTAGACGAAAAAAGTGGCTTTAG
- a CDS encoding L,D-transpeptidase family protein, producing MKNCKIKNLISNRCTGNIIIIAASSILIYILISTYFVNHFFFNTTINGVNVSLRGHRKVECILRDSIKNYKLMLIERNEEIEEIIGRDIGITYNEEVNIFESLNRKNAFKWIGSLLKSQQYTIDNLVLYDESKLISIVNGLNCLKQPFTEPQNVSFKYSNGSYEVVKEVYGNKIDRDRLNLEIKECILKGEAKLDLNQSFCYVNPGYTLNSEKTAKTRDLLNKYVKTNITYIFDNAKETLDGKIINQWINVNENLDVIISEIEAMKYLKSLSRKYDTVGIARNFKTSIGKTVIVEGGLYGWKINQGDEIKALFENIKHGQIIQKEPIYSQRSLPRGKDEIGNTYVEINITRQHLWFYKNGRLITQGAVVTGNPNKGHATVIGTYMLNYKQKGATLTGPGYEAGVTYWMPFFGNIGIHDATWRYSFGGEIYKTRGSHGCVNAPPYLAKAIYENIEGGTPIICYEE from the coding sequence ATGAAAAACTGCAAAATTAAAAACCTTATTAGTAATAGGTGCACAGGAAATATTATAATTATAGCTGCATCCAGTATATTAATATATATACTTATTTCAACCTATTTCGTTAATCATTTCTTTTTTAACACTACAATTAATGGGGTAAATGTATCTTTAAGAGGTCACAGAAAAGTTGAATGTATACTTAGAGATTCTATTAAAAACTATAAGTTGATGTTAATAGAAAGAAATGAAGAAATAGAAGAAATAATAGGACGAGATATAGGAATTACATATAATGAAGAAGTTAATATTTTCGAAAGTTTGAACAGGAAGAATGCTTTTAAATGGATAGGTTCTTTATTAAAATCTCAACAATATACTATAGATAATTTAGTTTTATATGACGAAAGTAAGCTAATAAGTATAGTAAATGGCTTAAACTGCTTAAAGCAGCCTTTTACTGAACCACAGAATGTGAGTTTTAAGTATTCTAACGGTAGCTACGAAGTGGTTAAGGAGGTATATGGAAATAAGATTGATAGGGATAGGCTAAATTTAGAGATAAAAGAGTGCATATTAAAAGGAGAAGCTAAGCTAGATTTAAATCAAAGCTTTTGTTACGTGAATCCAGGGTATACCTTAAACTCTGAAAAAACTGCTAAAACTAGGGATTTATTAAATAAGTATGTGAAGACAAATATAACTTATATATTTGATAATGCAAAGGAAACATTAGATGGAAAAATAATAAATCAATGGATTAATGTTAATGAAAATCTTGATGTAATAATAAGTGAAATAGAAGCGATGAAATATTTAAAAAGCCTTAGTAGGAAATATGATACAGTTGGGATAGCAAGGAATTTTAAGACTTCTATAGGTAAGACTGTGATAGTTGAGGGCGGACTTTATGGTTGGAAAATCAATCAAGGTGATGAAATAAAGGCTTTGTTTGAGAATATAAAACACGGACAAATAATTCAGAAGGAGCCAATATACTCTCAAAGATCCTTACCTAGGGGCAAAGATGAGATAGGTAATACATATGTAGAAATTAATATAACAAGACAGCATTTGTGGTTTTATAAAAATGGAAGGCTTATCACTCAAGGAGCTGTTGTAACAGGTAATCCTAATAAAGGACATGCTACAGTAATTGGAACTTATATGCTTAATTATAAGCAAAAGGGGGCAACTTTAACTGGTCCAGGTTATGAAGCAGGAGTAACTTATTGGATGCCTTTTTTCGGAAATATAGGAATACATGATGCAACCTGGAGATATTCCTTTGGTGGAGAAATCTATAAGACAAGAGGAAGCCATGGATGCGTAAATGCCCCACCTTATTTAGCTAAAGCAATTTATGAAAATATAGAAGGGGGCACTCCAATTATTTGTTATGAAGAATAG
- a CDS encoding vWA domain-containing protein yields the protein MKTNIIELVFILDKSGSMSGLEGDTIGGYNAMLIKQQQEQGEVIVTTVLFDDNYELLHDRINIRGIGSITEKDYFVGGCTALLDAIGKTIHKIGNAQKHTSEECRADKVMFVITTDGIENASKEFTCEKIKYMIQRQKEKYDWEFIFLGANIDAISTAAKFGIGADRAANYNADGKGTRLNYESVSNVVSEFRASKKIDERWKEKIDKDFAQRNKRRKG from the coding sequence ATGAAAACAAACATAATAGAATTGGTATTTATTCTTGATAAGAGTGGATCTATGTCAGGACTTGAAGGCGATACTATTGGGGGTTATAATGCAATGCTGATAAAGCAACAGCAGGAGCAGGGGGAAGTAATTGTAACAACGGTATTGTTTGATGATAATTACGAACTTCTTCATGATAGAATCAATATTAGAGGGATTGGCTCAATTACAGAAAAGGACTATTTTGTTGGGGGATGCACGGCACTTTTAGATGCTATTGGAAAGACGATACATAAAATTGGAAATGCACAAAAGCATACTAGCGAAGAGTGTCGAGCTGACAAGGTGATGTTTGTGATTACTACAGATGGAATTGAAAATGCAAGTAAGGAATTTACTTGCGAAAAGATAAAATACATGATTCAAAGACAAAAGGAGAAATATGACTGGGAGTTTATTTTCCTCGGAGCTAATATTGATGCAATCTCTACAGCTGCTAAATTCGGCATTGGAGCAGATAGAGCCGCGAATTACAATGCTGATGGTAAGGGAACGAGATTGAATTATGAGTCCGTCAGCAATGTTGTAAGCGAATTTCGTGCAAGCAAAAAGATTGATGAGCGCTGGAAAGAAAAAATTGATAAAGATTTTGCACAGAGGAATAAAAGAAGAAAGGGATAA
- a CDS encoding TIGR00266 family protein gives MDGRYGSAHEIDYTVYGDDMQFVEIDLDPRESVIAEAGAMMMMSAGIQMETIFGDGTGNNGNGLMGKLFGAGKRILTGESLFMTVFTNGGYGRQQVSFAAPYPGKIIPMDLKQYDGKIICQKDAFLCAAKGVSVGIDFRRKLGAGFFGGEGFIMQKLEGDGLAFLHAGGTIYEKTLTPGETIRVDTGCLVAMTRNVHYDIEFVGGIKSAFFGGEGLFFATLTGPGKVWIQSLPFSRLADRVLSASRVGGARRDEGSILGTIGNLFDGD, from the coding sequence ATGGATGGACGTTACGGAAGTGCACATGAAATTGACTATACTGTATATGGGGATGATATGCAATTTGTTGAAATTGATCTAGATCCAAGAGAAAGTGTAATAGCAGAAGCTGGAGCAATGATGATGATGTCAGCAGGAATTCAGATGGAGACCATATTCGGCGATGGTACAGGTAACAACGGGAATGGATTAATGGGAAAGCTTTTCGGAGCAGGAAAGAGAATTTTAACTGGTGAAAGTCTTTTTATGACTGTATTCACAAATGGAGGCTATGGAAGGCAGCAAGTTAGCTTTGCAGCGCCTTACCCTGGAAAAATAATACCTATGGATTTAAAGCAGTATGATGGGAAAATAATATGCCAAAAAGATGCTTTTTTATGTGCAGCTAAAGGTGTTTCTGTTGGAATAGATTTTAGGAGAAAGCTTGGAGCAGGTTTTTTTGGAGGCGAAGGTTTTATAATGCAGAAGCTTGAAGGAGATGGATTGGCTTTTCTTCATGCAGGAGGAACAATATATGAAAAAACACTAACACCAGGAGAAACTATTAGGGTTGATACAGGATGCTTAGTTGCAATGACAAGAAATGTACATTATGATATTGAATTTGTAGGTGGAATTAAAAGTGCTTTTTTTGGCGGCGAAGGTTTATTCTTTGCTACACTTACTGGACCAGGCAAGGTTTGGATTCAATCACTTCCTTTCAGCAGACTTGCTGACAGGGTGCTATCTGCTTCAAGAGTTGGTGGAGCAAGAAGAGATGAAGGAAGCATACTCGGAACTATCGGCAATTTGTTTGATGGAGATTAA
- the tkt gene encoding transketolase, whose amino-acid sequence MNTIDQLAINSIRILSAEGVQKAKSGHPGLPLGAAPMAYTLWARHMKHNPSNAEWKDRDRFVLSAGHGSMLLYSLLHLFGYGLSVDDLMNFRQLGSKTPGHPEYRHTVGVETTTGPLGQGFATAVGMAIAESHLAAKFNKPNFKVVDHYTYVLSGDGDMMEGITSEAASLAGTLALDKLIVLYDSNNISIEGNTDIAFRENVGKRYEAYGWQVITVEDGNDVEAISKAIAEAKADTKRPSLLVIKTQIGYGSPKVGTAGVHGEPLGIENIHKTKEFLKWTYEGEFHVPQDVREYMNSLIEEGKKNEEEWNKLFEAYKAQYPEPAEEWELWHSGKLSVDLLNSEDFWKFDKKAATRASSGEVINKLANLVPNLIGGSADLAPSNKTYMKDKGDYSAEDRTGRNLHYGVREFAMSAIGNGIAVHGGLKNFVATFFVFSDYAKAAMRLSSLMKLPVVYVLTHDSIGVGEDGPTHQPIEQLAALRSIPNFHVYRPADSKETAAAWYSAITREDGPTAIVLTRQDLPLYEESSKEALKGAYILKDSEKETPDLILMATGSEVELIYNAADVLKEKGVDVRVVSMPSLEVFESQSKEYKELILPNACRKRIAVEALTSFGWHKYVGLDGDVISLDHFGESAPANLLFEKFGFTVENVVERALALLK is encoded by the coding sequence ATGAACACTATCGATCAATTAGCAATCAATTCCATTAGAATACTGTCAGCTGAAGGAGTACAAAAGGCTAAATCAGGTCATCCAGGTCTTCCACTTGGAGCAGCACCTATGGCTTACACACTTTGGGCTAGACATATGAAACACAACCCATCTAATGCAGAATGGAAGGATAGAGACAGATTTGTACTTTCAGCAGGACACGGCTCCATGCTTTTATATTCCCTGTTACATTTATTTGGTTATGGATTATCAGTAGACGACCTAATGAATTTTAGACAACTAGGAAGCAAAACTCCTGGTCATCCAGAGTATAGACACACAGTAGGAGTTGAAACTACTACAGGACCATTGGGTCAGGGGTTTGCGACAGCAGTAGGAATGGCCATAGCTGAAAGCCACTTGGCTGCAAAATTCAACAAGCCTAACTTTAAGGTAGTAGATCATTATACATATGTTTTATCAGGTGATGGGGACATGATGGAAGGAATAACATCAGAAGCTGCATCATTAGCAGGAACTTTAGCGCTTGATAAGCTAATAGTTTTATATGATTCAAATAATATATCAATAGAAGGAAATACTGACATAGCCTTTAGAGAAAATGTGGGAAAAAGATACGAAGCTTATGGCTGGCAGGTTATAACTGTTGAAGATGGAAATGATGTTGAGGCTATAAGCAAGGCAATAGCAGAAGCTAAGGCTGATACAAAGAGGCCAAGTCTTTTGGTAATAAAAACTCAAATAGGTTACGGTTCACCAAAGGTAGGAACTGCAGGTGTGCATGGAGAACCTTTAGGTATAGAAAATATTCACAAAACAAAAGAGTTTTTAAAGTGGACTTACGAAGGTGAATTCCATGTTCCACAAGATGTTAGAGAATATATGAATTCTTTAATTGAAGAAGGAAAGAAAAATGAAGAAGAGTGGAACAAGTTATTTGAAGCATATAAAGCACAATATCCAGAGCCTGCAGAGGAGTGGGAGCTATGGCATAGTGGTAAGCTGTCAGTAGACTTGTTAAATAGTGAAGACTTTTGGAAGTTTGACAAAAAAGCTGCTACAAGAGCTTCTTCCGGAGAAGTTATAAACAAATTGGCTAATTTAGTTCCAAATCTTATTGGAGGTTCAGCTGACCTTGCTCCATCCAACAAAACTTATATGAAAGATAAGGGAGACTACTCAGCAGAGGATAGAACAGGAAGGAATCTTCACTATGGTGTTAGAGAGTTTGCTATGTCAGCCATTGGAAACGGTATTGCAGTACATGGTGGACTTAAAAATTTTGTTGCAACCTTCTTTGTATTCTCAGATTATGCTAAGGCGGCAATGAGACTTTCGTCACTAATGAAGCTTCCAGTAGTTTATGTTTTAACTCACGACAGCATCGGAGTAGGTGAGGACGGACCTACACATCAACCAATTGAACAATTAGCAGCACTTAGAAGTATTCCAAACTTCCACGTTTATAGACCAGCAGATTCAAAGGAAACAGCAGCTGCTTGGTATTCAGCAATAACAAGAGAAGATGGACCAACTGCGATAGTACTTACAAGACAAGATTTGCCTCTTTATGAAGAGTCTTCAAAAGAAGCTTTAAAGGGTGCATATATACTAAAAGACAGTGAAAAGGAAACTCCGGATTTAATACTTATGGCTACAGGTTCAGAAGTAGAACTTATTTACAATGCAGCTGATGTCTTAAAGGAAAAGGGAGTAGACGTAAGAGTTGTAAGTATGCCTTCATTAGAAGTTTTTGAATCTCAAAGCAAGGAATACAAAGAACTTATACTTCCTAACGCTTGCAGAAAGAGAATTGCAGTTGAAGCTTTAACTTCCTTTGGATGGCATAAGTATGTTGGGCTTGATGGAGATGTAATTTCACTAGACCACTTTGGAGAGTCCGCACCAGCAAACTTATTGTTTGAAAAGTTTGGTTTTACAGTAGAAAATGTTGTTGAAAGAGCATTAGCTTTACTAAAATAG